A single window of Blastocatellia bacterium DNA harbors:
- a CDS encoding sigma-70 family RNA polymerase sigma factor — protein sequence MNELEPTPKAQLEAELLAQILKDDPQAFAQLVKQFHKRVYSITYRMLGNVAEAEDLCQEIFLRVYQNLSSYDPNLPLAPWICRIASNTTINYLKRRTLKTVPLEINFNNEEKERPLVDERATPEQALLESNRNKKLQAAILSLPENYRLAFTLKYVENLTSEEIGEIMNIPRNTIKTWLVRAREALRGKLIDEL from the coding sequence ATGAATGAACTAGAACCGACTCCAAAAGCACAGCTAGAAGCAGAGTTACTAGCACAAATTCTTAAAGATGATCCTCAGGCTTTTGCACAGTTAGTAAAACAATTTCATAAGCGTGTTTATAGTATTACTTATAGGATGCTTGGTAATGTAGCAGAGGCAGAAGATTTATGCCAGGAAATTTTCTTACGAGTTTATCAAAATTTATCTAGTTATGACCCCAATTTACCGCTTGCACCTTGGATTTGTCGTATTGCAAGCAACACAACAATCAATTACTTAAAAAGGCGGACGCTTAAAACTGTGCCATTAGAAATAAATTTTAACAATGAGGAAAAAGAACGTCCCCTTGTTGACGAGCGTGCAACGCCAGAACAAGCACTGCTTGAAAGCAACCGTAACAAAAAATTGCAAGCAGCAATTTTAAGTTTGCCAGAAAACTATAGACTAGCATTTACACTCAAATATGTAGAAAACTTAACATCTGAAGAAATCGGGGAAATAATGAATATCCCTCGTAACACTATTAAAACTTGGTTGGTGCGGGCCCGTGAAGCCTTGAGAGGAAAGCTAATTGATGAACTGTGA
- a CDS encoding DUF1501 domain-containing protein has protein sequence MDNQTLILINLRGGADGLNMIAPYKEENYYNLRPTIALARPDEKDGVLDLDGFFGLHPALAPLLPLYQKQQLAILHATGWKGQTHSHFEAWEEIELGITGQEKPITGWLARYLQLLNQNEKKQNALQTINFSSWPTKLFIGYPSTSKISELSDFCLKSKNTSSLISALKLLYQSDDVKSFTALITNIGQQTINTLEEVNKILQNQETSSSEYPKTRFGSQLQSVEQLIQANIELSAVSIDLNGWDTHILQGGAKGHMANLLLELASGIASFAKNLKDKWEKVVLVVMTEFGRRVAENGSGGTEHGQGGVMFFAGGKVNGGRVFGDWPGLSTTSLSGPGDLTITTDFRTALSEIIMPQIGSVEKIFPNYQVTQNLGILSNQA, from the coding sequence ATGGATAATCAGACCTTAATATTAATTAATTTGCGTGGTGGGGCCGATGGGTTAAATATGATTGCCCCCTACAAAGAAGAAAATTACTATAACTTAAGACCTACCATAGCTTTAGCAAGACCTGATGAAAAGGACGGAGTGCTTGATTTAGATGGCTTTTTTGGCCTTCATCCAGCTTTAGCCCCGCTTTTACCACTTTATCAAAAGCAGCAACTAGCAATACTTCATGCTACAGGTTGGAAAGGACAAACTCATTCACATTTTGAAGCTTGGGAAGAAATCGAGCTAGGAATTACAGGACAAGAAAAACCTATAACAGGCTGGTTAGCCCGATATTTACAGTTACTTAACCAAAATGAGAAAAAGCAAAACGCGCTACAAACAATAAATTTTAGCTCCTGGCCTACAAAACTTTTTATTGGTTATCCTAGTACAAGTAAAATCTCTGAGTTATCAGACTTTTGTTTAAAAAGTAAAAATACTTCTAGTTTAATTTCAGCGTTAAAATTACTTTATCAATCTGATGATGTAAAAAGCTTTACTGCTTTAATAACAAACATAGGTCAACAAACCATCAACACATTAGAGGAAGTAAATAAAATACTTCAAAATCAAGAAACTAGCAGTTCAGAATATCCTAAAACCCGCTTTGGCAGTCAATTACAAAGCGTTGAACAGCTTATTCAAGCAAATATTGAGTTATCAGCCGTAAGTATAGACTTAAATGGATGGGACACCCATATTCTACAAGGAGGAGCAAAAGGACATATGGCAAATTTGCTTTTAGAATTGGCTAGCGGGATTGCAAGTTTTGCTAAAAACCTAAAAGACAAGTGGGAAAAAGTAGTTTTAGTTGTGATGACCGAGTTTGGGCGACGAGTAGCAGAAAATGGTAGCGGAGGCACAGAACATGGACAAGGCGGAGTAATGTTTTTTGCTGGTGGAAAAGTTAATGGCGGGCGTGTTTTTGGTGATTGGCCTGGGCTGTCAACAACTAGTTTATCTGGGCCGGGGGATTTAACTATCACAACTGACTTTCGCACAGCTTTAAGCGAAATTATAATGCCTCAAATTGGCAGTGTAGAAAAAATCTTCCCTAATTATCAAGTCACCCAAAATTTAGGAATTTTGTCAAACCAAGCTTAG
- a CDS encoding DUF1800 domain-containing protein, producing the protein MKRRNFLQAIGLASLALMSTACEQAPWLVGQANMPTTKIINWNNSSQEKLAMHLLKRLTYGANSQDLEIVLDKGIKIFIDEQLSPETIIDKRTDWLIRRIDTINLKAPDIFALTAKQAISDLRQATILRAVYSNRQLQEVMVEFWSDHFNIYSEKADCAWLKVIDDREIIRKHALGKFSDLLKASATSPAMLSYLDGSNNTVNKINENYARELLELHTLGVNGGYSQTDVIEAAKALTGWKNKKTFWRGKVELETSQHDFSAKTILEKTFNANSSSDLEELIDLVSHHPSTACFISKKLCQRFVGEKFSQELVLEVAKRFQESNSDIKETLRVLFNSQEFLNAPPKFKRPFTYAISVLRAINADCDGSQILQDHLENMGQLPFNWPTPDGYSDKEQHWQSYLLPRWNFAIAAANNQN; encoded by the coding sequence ATGAAGCGAAGAAATTTTTTACAAGCTATTGGTTTGGCTAGTTTAGCCCTTATGTCTACGGCCTGTGAACAAGCCCCTTGGTTAGTTGGGCAAGCTAATATGCCAACAACTAAAATTATTAATTGGAATAATAGTAGCCAAGAAAAATTAGCAATGCACTTGCTAAAACGTTTAACTTATGGAGCAAATAGTCAAGACTTAGAAATAGTTCTAGACAAAGGAATTAAAATCTTTATTGATGAACAACTTAGCCCTGAAACAATCATTGATAAGCGTACTGACTGGTTAATTAGACGTATTGACACCATTAATCTTAAAGCACCAGATATTTTTGCCCTAACAGCTAAACAAGCTATCAGCGATTTACGCCAAGCTACGATTTTAAGAGCAGTTTATAGCAATCGGCAGTTGCAAGAAGTAATGGTAGAGTTTTGGAGCGATCACTTTAATATTTATAGTGAAAAAGCTGATTGTGCTTGGCTAAAGGTTATTGATGACCGTGAAATTATTAGAAAACATGCTTTAGGCAAATTTAGCGATCTGCTTAAAGCTAGTGCGACTAGTCCAGCAATGCTTTCTTACTTAGATGGAAGTAACAATACAGTAAACAAAATTAATGAAAATTATGCTCGTGAACTATTGGAACTTCACACTTTAGGTGTTAATGGTGGTTACTCACAAACTGATGTAATAGAAGCAGCTAAAGCACTTACAGGATGGAAAAATAAAAAGACGTTTTGGCGTGGTAAAGTTGAATTAGAAACCTCTCAGCATGATTTTTCAGCAAAAACTATTTTAGAAAAAACTTTTAATGCTAATTCTAGCAGTGATTTAGAAGAGCTAATTGATTTAGTTAGCCATCATCCATCAACAGCCTGCTTTATTAGCAAAAAGCTTTGTCAACGTTTTGTTGGTGAAAAATTTAGCCAAGAGTTAGTTTTAGAAGTAGCAAAAAGATTTCAGGAAAGCAACAGTGATATTAAAGAAACGCTTCGAGTGCTTTTTAATTCTCAAGAATTTCTTAATGCTCCACCAAAATTTAAGCGTCCTTTTACTTATGCTATTTCTGTGCTAAGAGCAATAAATGCTGATTGCGATGGCAGTCAAATTTTACAGGATCATTTAGAAAATATGGGTCAACTTCCATTTAATTGGCCTACTCCAGATGGCTACTCTGACAAAGAACAACATTGGCAATCATATCTTTTGCCACGTTGGAATTTTGCTATTGCTGCGGCCAATAACCAAAATTAA
- a CDS encoding PaaI family thioesterase codes for MENQEKSLQEQYAPLSACFRCGPANDKGLRIRSFVEGDEVIAEWTASSHHEAFPGMLNGGIIGSLLDCHANWAAAWHLMKQANAEKPPCTVTADYAVKLLRPTPTDAIIKLTAKVVESTEDRAVVEAKLIAKEKVCATCRGTFVAVKPGHPAYHRW; via the coding sequence ATGGAAAATCAGGAAAAAAGTTTACAAGAACAGTATGCACCATTAAGTGCTTGTTTTCGCTGTGGGCCAGCAAACGATAAAGGACTGCGCATTCGTAGTTTTGTAGAAGGTGATGAAGTTATAGCAGAATGGACGGCATCAAGCCATCATGAAGCTTTTCCCGGTATGCTCAACGGTGGAATTATAGGTTCTTTGCTAGATTGTCATGCTAATTGGGCCGCCGCCTGGCATTTGATGAAACAGGCTAATGCAGAAAAACCACCTTGTACAGTAACGGCTGACTATGCAGTTAAATTGCTTCGCCCAACACCTACAGATGCAATAATAAAATTAACAGCTAAGGTAGTTGAATCAACAGAAGATCGGGCAGTTGTAGAAGCAAAATTAATTGCAAAAGAAAAAGTTTGTGCAACTTGCCGAGGCACTTTTGTTGCTGTAAAACCTGGACACCCTGCTTATCATCGTTGGTAG
- a CDS encoding TetR/AcrR family transcriptional regulator → MPKLTQETIEGNKEHIEEAAKQLFIKHGFHGTSMRLIAAQADVSLGNLYNYYKTKEDILESIINKYELIINTKLKEIFDDVEEPLLPDNLINFGKKVQALVAEHYEFWLLMYIDVLEFENRHCRKMFENLSERLSKRFSKHFSKLKSDEDVNGDIDPAVGFTVAYLQFFNYFLIEKLFGGNNHLGISDDEAIVKLSEIFSRAIFRPKALEKFSIKK, encoded by the coding sequence ATGCCAAAATTAACACAAGAAACTATTGAGGGAAATAAAGAACATATTGAAGAAGCAGCAAAACAACTTTTTATTAAACATGGCTTTCATGGAACGTCTATGCGGCTTATTGCTGCTCAAGCAGATGTATCTTTAGGTAATCTTTATAATTACTATAAAACAAAAGAAGATATTCTTGAATCAATAATTAATAAATATGAACTAATTATTAATACTAAATTGAAAGAAATCTTTGATGATGTTGAAGAACCATTACTACCAGATAATTTGATAAATTTTGGTAAAAAAGTCCAAGCTCTAGTAGCTGAACATTATGAATTTTGGTTATTGATGTATATTGATGTACTAGAATTTGAAAACCGCCATTGTCGCAAAATGTTTGAAAATCTGTCTGAACGCCTTTCTAAACGCTTTTCTAAACATTTTTCTAAACTTAAAAGTGATGAAGATGTAAATGGTGATATAGACCCTGCAGTAGGTTTTACAGTAGCTTATTTACAGTTTTTTAATTATTTTTTGATTGAAAAACTTTTTGGCGGAAATAATCACTTAGGAATATCAGATGATGAGGCTATTGTTAAACTAAGTGAAATTTTTAGCCGGGCTATTTTCCGACCTAAAGCTTTAGAAAAATTTTCAATTAAAAAATAA
- a CDS encoding patatin-like phospholipase family protein: MKINKVSDYSINQLDNASKLATNNIELEENINSSEAVFNNKIIPVSQTKNDFNSQKIKSELTYKLTNVANDINLVKQNNNFLKETSPSTTDYKVQVVIKNLLQISERLEKGTNKYSNKVVDNCNLLRNNVAKFIDNIKNQAVKISTKTLEIKNNNPELLITKTLEINQFNQQTKETISKIGNLTNDFLYSTHKNLQEIKIGATNLYKSAKDLSNGNAFAIFGVLNSFDKIQNTPNKISQSSSEYQSSLSQQVNELNSKSKTIADNLSVFSDAQVDSLKTSFLDLAKSDDILEAIYKFNYPNEYTEPIVKAYYQSLQNLTKSILFPDFNPKGKSIPKSLLVQNTNDLRQTIKLAQGGDETAKIKLQQTYGYDLDNAPRAGEMLLATNFVAGDLDKGQVTAKNFPGSSLNKPIDINPPEVKKLLFGEDLNGQVEFKSKTGQKVIARSLDEYKSIVSENRSKAGIPANNGEPVPVHVSFEGGGGFGKRHAAAVSEMYNLGIVPASVSGVSAGSINAAFIAAGLSPSKADEISKDPQIKKFLEVNLLPSSGLTTGREFYRYMDQKLREVTGITDRPVTFADLKIPLYIGATKLSDSQAPNDMTNLEDRIFVFSKETTPNTPVAMAMTASAAVPGSFEPVDFVDVATGRTIRLVDGGMINNLPIGYQKNDLPEIALKLQMPNTNNPNAKLNNATPKPFTAGNLTSFTTLGNTQIGVKLYLDSAQEARNFKQRNNPPTGVFVLNVPTWNLKNFVEQDNVVDYQYDNKIDPELDKQTYQLTDQFFQQIFGNLNDPTKSASNLKPFPKETSFSREFSLNGVDWTIERLADSDKVAFRSNNGQEHNITLGKDRLENWLADDASFDDLVYRLKDVLVDYQKYANPFGI, from the coding sequence ATGAAAATCAACAAAGTAAGTGACTATTCAATAAACCAATTAGATAATGCCTCAAAATTAGCTACTAACAATATAGAATTAGAAGAAAATATTAATTCTTCAGAAGCAGTATTTAATAATAAAATTATTCCAGTTTCTCAAACAAAAAATGATTTTAATAGTCAAAAAATTAAATCAGAATTAACCTATAAACTAACAAATGTAGCTAATGATATTAATTTAGTTAAACAAAACAACAATTTCTTAAAAGAGACTTCGCCATCCACAACAGATTATAAAGTACAAGTAGTAATTAAAAATTTATTACAGATTTCTGAAAGGCTAGAAAAAGGCACTAACAAGTACTCTAATAAAGTAGTAGATAATTGTAATTTATTAAGAAATAATGTTGCAAAATTTATTGATAATATTAAAAATCAAGCAGTTAAAATATCAACAAAAACCTTAGAAATAAAAAATAATAACCCTGAGTTACTTATTACAAAAACCTTAGAAATAAACCAGTTTAACCAACAAACAAAAGAAACTATTTCTAAAATTGGCAATTTAACAAACGATTTTCTTTATAGCACCCATAAAAATCTTCAAGAAATAAAGATTGGTGCGACAAATCTTTATAAATCTGCCAAAGACTTAAGCAATGGTAATGCTTTTGCAATTTTTGGTGTATTAAATTCTTTTGATAAAATCCAAAATACGCCAAATAAAATTTCACAATCAAGCAGCGAATATCAAAGTAGTTTAAGCCAACAAGTTAATGAACTAAATAGCAAATCTAAAACTATTGCTGATAATTTATCTGTATTTTCTGATGCTCAAGTTGATAGCTTAAAAACATCTTTTTTAGACTTAGCAAAAAGTGATGATATTTTAGAAGCTATTTATAAATTTAATTATCCTAATGAATATACAGAACCAATAGTAAAAGCTTATTACCAAAGTTTACAAAACTTAACCAAATCAATTCTATTTCCTGATTTTAATCCAAAAGGTAAATCCATCCCTAAAAGCTTGCTGGTGCAAAATACAAATGATTTACGTCAAACCATTAAGCTTGCTCAAGGAGGGGATGAAACAGCTAAAATAAAATTGCAGCAAACCTATGGCTATGATTTAGATAATGCTCCTAGAGCAGGGGAGATGCTGCTAGCAACAAATTTTGTTGCAGGAGATTTAGATAAAGGACAAGTTACAGCTAAAAATTTTCCTGGCTCTAGCCTCAATAAACCAATAGATATTAATCCACCTGAAGTAAAAAAGCTGCTTTTTGGTGAAGACCTAAATGGACAAGTTGAATTTAAGAGTAAAACAGGGCAAAAAGTTATTGCTCGCTCATTAGATGAATATAAATCGATTGTCTCGGAAAATCGCTCTAAAGCAGGCATTCCAGCAAATAATGGTGAACCTGTGCCAGTACATGTTAGCTTTGAGGGTGGTGGAGGTTTTGGAAAAAGACATGCTGCCGCAGTGTCAGAAATGTATAACCTTGGAATTGTTCCAGCAAGTGTAAGCGGAGTTTCTGCTGGCTCAATTAATGCTGCCTTTATTGCTGCTGGGCTTAGCCCAAGTAAAGCTGATGAAATATCAAAAGATCCACAGATCAAAAAATTTCTTGAAGTTAATCTGCTTCCTAGTTCAGGTTTAACTACAGGACGCGAGTTTTACCGCTATATGGATCAAAAATTACGAGAAGTTACAGGTATAACAGATCGTCCGGTTACTTTTGCTGACTTAAAAATTCCTCTTTATATTGGGGCTACTAAACTCTCAGATAGCCAAGCTCCAAATGATATGACAAATTTAGAAGACAGAATTTTTGTTTTTAGCAAAGAAACTACTCCTAACACTCCAGTTGCAATGGCTATGACGGCTTCGGCTGCTGTGCCAGGATCTTTTGAACCTGTTGATTTTGTTGATGTTGCTACAGGTCGCACAATTCGCTTAGTTGATGGTGGAATGATAAATAATCTTCCAATAGGTTATCAAAAAAATGATCTTCCAGAAATTGCTCTAAAACTTCAAATGCCAAATACTAATAATCCTAATGCTAAACTTAACAATGCTACACCAAAGCCTTTTACAGCAGGCAATTTAACTTCATTTACAACTTTAGGAAATACTCAAATAGGAGTAAAACTTTATTTAGATAGCGCACAAGAAGCCCGTAATTTTAAGCAACGGAATAATCCGCCAACAGGGGTTTTTGTCTTAAATGTGCCTACTTGGAATCTAAAAAATTTTGTTGAGCAAGATAATGTAGTTGATTACCAATATGACAATAAAATTGACCCAGAACTTGACAAGCAAACCTATCAATTAACAGATCAATTTTTCCAACAAATTTTTGGTAATCTAAATGACCCTACAAAAAGTGCTTCTAATCTTAAGCCTTTTCCTAAAGAAACAAGCTTTTCTCGTGAATTTAGCTTAAACGGCGTGGATTGGACAATTGAGCGTTTAGCAGATAGTGATAAAGTGGCTTTCAGATCTAATAATGGTCAAGAACATAACATAACTTTAGGTAAAGATAGGCTAGAAAATTGGTTAGCTGATGATGCTTCTTTTGATGATTTAGTTTATCGATTAAAAGATGTTTTAGTTGATTATCAAAAATATGCTAATCCTTTTGGAATTTAA
- a CDS encoding TetR/AcrR family transcriptional regulator → MPKLSREIIAEKKANIEQAAKLLFIKHGFHGTSIRQIAEKAGISLGNLYNYYKTKEDILESLISSYEEVITERFDNMFSQIEEPLLPENFVKLGKLLQKVVEDHYEFWLLMYIDVLEFENQHCRKFFAGLSKRFGQRFDQHFYRLKKQKLLNDEVDPALGFTVAYLQFLNYFLIEKLFGGNRHLGITDDEAILKLSKLFCRGLLSASALEKNLSNN, encoded by the coding sequence ATGCCAAAACTTAGCCGAGAAATAATAGCAGAAAAAAAAGCTAATATAGAACAAGCAGCAAAGTTACTATTTATTAAACATGGTTTTCACGGAACATCTATCCGTCAAATAGCAGAAAAGGCTGGCATATCTTTAGGTAATCTTTATAACTACTACAAAACTAAAGAAGATATTTTAGAATCCTTAATTAGCAGTTATGAAGAAGTAATTACTGAAAGATTTGATAACATGTTTTCTCAAATAGAAGAACCACTGCTACCAGAAAATTTTGTTAAACTTGGTAAACTCTTGCAAAAGGTAGTAGAAGATCACTATGAGTTTTGGTTATTGATGTATATTGATGTGTTAGAATTTGAAAACCAACATTGCCGCAAGTTTTTTGCGGGACTTTCAAAAAGATTTGGTCAACGCTTTGACCAACATTTTTATAGATTAAAAAAACAAAAATTGCTTAATGATGAAGTTGACCCAGCTTTGGGTTTTACGGTTGCTTATTTGCAATTTCTTAACTATTTTCTTATTGAAAAACTTTTTGGTGGTAATCGTCATCTAGGCATAACTGATGATGAAGCAATACTAAAATTAAGTAAATTATTTTGTCGCGGCCTTTTGTCCGCTTCAGCTTTAGAAAAAAATCTGTCTAATAATTAA
- a CDS encoding TonB-dependent receptor yields the protein MYKYRVIAIFFLVSLFVPMQTTIFSSSAYAQGTTGDISGLISDQTGAAVAGVSVSIKNQDTGVEREVIANESGIFTVRLLPTGKYTVTVSVEGFKGVVLQDVPVNITQVTSLKVALEPATVSEVVTITATPPLVQSESTQLGRNVDERTLRQLPLPTRNFQQLLTLSAGTSANLSNNTDLGRGDAIISVNGQRTTSNSVRINGVDANSIGTNSTPNIAVPATDSIQEFIVQTSLYDSSNGRNAGGNVEAVTKSGTNSFHGNAYEFLRNRSLNANDFFLNSAGQRKPILTKNQFGFTLGGPIVRDRAFFFGSYQGTRERNGASLSNSLTFPVIPVGLTDSNRTATGLAAAFGLPATLISPIAVSLLQARLPNGQFIIPSPTTASGLTPISAISRFQEDQFNINVDLKINEKHNFTGKVFSANNPFTQGNFNFAGLGNGPTQLPGFGGELDLINRVVSLSDTYIFSPNIVNQARFGYNRIRVTSEPQEPFTAKQFGIDSPTSNLYSGLPTIQVVGLFTLGSSPFADQSSAINTFTYSDTLSITAGRHRLRLGAEYRRSQVNFFFNAFTRGQLVFPTFASFLAGQSISLLGSGVFDRALRVNEFSAFAQDDIKVNNRLTLNLGIRYEFFGNPTEQQGRLINFLPEQFKNGSVTAIAQPPNGFVQAGNAQNPIAGVPLVSDSLIDNDLNNIAPRFGFAYKPFNSDKVVIRGGYGIYFDRVSTRSINTQVLNFPFFSLATAVGRPLASPFAPVPQPTAFPVIPTVPSLLGTPISGIFLDPNFRTPYVQQYNLNIQYAVRNDLLLEFGYVGSKGTKLLQVVSLNQPVFNPVTRQFTLPLGPFLSTQKNPAGGIQQVQSSSTSHFDSFQLSVTKQFSKGLQFLASYTVGKSIDNYSGGAINELAGVPGDQFNTGSNRGLSDFDRRNRFVFSGVYDLPKFNVQSKLASKLVNGWQVSGILTLQSGLPFTIVDAPSNFILQRANVVNGANPEVSGDVKDRLNGFFNTSAFVPSRQVLVGTTLNPFFDGNAPFGTVGRNTLIGPGQKNLDISIVKFIPVRESFNVEFRTEFFNAFNTVNFSNPNSNIAIPSTFGRITSTRSGPRVIQFALKLSF from the coding sequence ATGTATAAATATAGAGTTATAGCAATATTTTTTTTAGTATCTTTGTTTGTACCAATGCAAACAACTATATTTAGTTCTAGTGCTTATGCGCAAGGCACAACAGGCGACATAAGCGGATTAATTTCTGATCAAACAGGTGCTGCTGTAGCTGGTGTTAGTGTATCAATTAAAAATCAAGATACAGGCGTAGAGAGAGAAGTTATTGCAAATGAATCAGGAATATTTACTGTTAGATTGCTTCCTACAGGTAAATACACAGTTACAGTAAGCGTAGAAGGTTTTAAGGGTGTAGTTTTACAAGATGTTCCAGTAAATATTACTCAAGTTACTTCATTAAAAGTTGCATTAGAACCAGCAACAGTTTCAGAAGTTGTCACCATAACAGCAACACCTCCATTAGTACAATCAGAATCTACCCAACTAGGCCGCAACGTAGACGAACGAACTTTGCGCCAATTACCTCTACCTACACGAAATTTTCAACAACTACTTACTTTATCAGCAGGCACATCAGCAAACCTTTCTAATAATACAGATCTAGGCCGAGGCGATGCTATTATATCTGTCAATGGTCAACGTACAACTAGCAATAGTGTCCGAATTAATGGCGTAGATGCTAATTCTATTGGAACAAATTCCACTCCTAATATTGCAGTTCCTGCAACAGATTCAATTCAAGAATTTATTGTTCAAACAAGTTTGTATGATTCCTCTAATGGTCGCAATGCAGGTGGTAACGTTGAAGCGGTAACTAAATCAGGAACAAATAGTTTTCATGGTAATGCTTATGAATTTTTGCGCAATCGTTCATTAAATGCTAATGATTTCTTTCTAAATAGTGCAGGTCAAAGAAAACCTATTTTAACAAAAAATCAATTTGGTTTTACTTTAGGTGGGCCAATTGTTCGTGATAGAGCTTTCTTTTTTGGATCTTACCAAGGTACACGTGAACGTAATGGAGCATCTTTAAGCAATAGTTTAACTTTTCCTGTTATTCCTGTTGGCTTAACAGATAGCAATCGCACTGCTACAGGTTTGGCGGCTGCATTTGGACTACCTGCAACTTTGATTAGTCCTATTGCAGTTTCGCTTTTACAAGCACGGTTGCCTAATGGTCAATTTATTATTCCTTCTCCAACAACAGCAAGCGGACTAACTCCTATTTCAGCAATTTCTCGTTTTCAAGAAGACCAGTTTAATATCAATGTTGACCTTAAAATTAATGAAAAACATAATTTTACAGGCAAAGTGTTTTCAGCTAATAATCCATTCACTCAAGGTAATTTTAATTTTGCTGGTTTAGGCAACGGCCCAACTCAACTTCCTGGATTTGGTGGAGAATTAGATTTAATTAATCGAGTAGTTTCTTTAAGTGATACTTATATTTTTAGTCCAAATATAGTTAATCAAGCTCGTTTTGGTTATAATCGTATTCGAGTTACTTCTGAGCCTCAAGAGCCTTTTACAGCTAAACAATTTGGTATTGATAGCCCAACAAGTAATTTATATTCTGGTTTGCCTACAATTCAAGTAGTAGGGCTTTTTACATTAGGATCTTCTCCTTTTGCTGATCAATCTTCAGCAATTAATACCTTTACTTATAGCGATACACTTTCAATTACTGCTGGACGGCATCGTCTGCGTTTAGGTGCTGAATATCGTCGCTCACAAGTTAACTTTTTCTTTAATGCTTTTACTCGTGGTCAATTAGTTTTCCCAACCTTTGCTAGCTTTTTAGCAGGTCAATCTATTTCTTTACTTGGTTCAGGTGTGTTTGATCGTGCATTAAGAGTTAATGAATTTAGTGCTTTTGCTCAAGATGATATTAAAGTTAATAATCGACTAACCTTAAATCTTGGTATTCGTTACGAATTTTTTGGTAATCCAACAGAACAACAAGGACGCTTAATTAATTTTCTTCCTGAGCAATTTAAGAATGGTTCAGTTACAGCAATTGCTCAACCTCCAAATGGTTTTGTCCAAGCAGGAAATGCACAAAATCCTATTGCAGGAGTTCCTTTAGTTTCAGATTCATTAATTGATAATGACTTAAATAATATTGCACCTCGGTTTGGTTTTGCCTACAAACCTTTTAATAGCGATAAAGTTGTTATTCGTGGGGGTTATGGTATTTATTTTGACCGTGTTTCTACACGTTCAATTAATACTCAAGTCTTGAATTTTCCTTTCTTTTCTCTAGCTACTGCTGTTGGTAGACCTTTAGCATCTCCTTTTGCTCCTGTTCCCCAACCAACAGCTTTTCCTGTTATTCCAACAGTTCCATCACTTCTTGGAACACCAATTAGCGGCATTTTCCTTGATCCTAATTTCCGTACTCCTTATGTCCAACAATATAACCTTAATATTCAATATGCAGTAAGAAATGACTTACTTTTAGAATTTGGCTATGTTGGCTCAAAAGGAACGAAATTACTACAAGTAGTTAGCTTAAATCAGCCTGTTTTTAACCCTGTCACTAGACAATTTACCTTGCCATTAGGCCCATTTCTTTCTACACAAAAGAATCCTGCTGGAGGTATTCAACAAGTACAGTCTAGCTCTACCTCTCATTTTGATTCTTTCCAACTTAGTGTTACTAAGCAGTTTAGCAAAGGGCTACAATTTTTAGCTTCTTACACTGTAGGAAAGTCAATAGATAATTATTCTGGTGGTGCAATTAATGAATTGGCTGGCGTACCTGGAGACCAATTTAACACTGGTAGCAATCGTGGACTTTCAGATTTTGACCGAAGAAACCGCTTTGTTTTTAGTGGTGTTTATGACTTACCAAAATTTAATGTTCAATCTAAATTAGCTAGTAAATTAGTAAATGGTTGGCAAGTTAGCGGAATTTTAACTCTACAATCAGGACTTCCATTTACAATTGTTGACGCACCTAGCAACTTTATTTTGCAAAGAGCTAATGTTGTTAATGGTGCAAATCCAGAAGTTTCAGGTGATGTTAAAGACCGTCTTAATGGCTTCTTTAATACCTCAGCTTTTGTTCCATCCAGACAAGTTTTAGTTGGTACAACTCTAAATCCATTCTTTGATGGAAATGCTCCTTTTGGTACTGTTGGGCGTAATACCTTGATTGGCCCAGGGCAAAAGAACTTAGACATTTCAATTGTTAAATTTATCCCTGTTAGAGAAAGTTTTAATGTTGAATTTCGTACAGAATTTTTTAATGCTTTTAACACAGTTAACTTCTCTAACCCAAATAGCAATATTGCTATTCCTTCAACATTTGGCCGAATTACTTCAACTAGAAGCGGGCCTCGTGTAATTCAATTTGCGTTAAAACTCAGTTTCTAG